A single region of the Brachypodium distachyon strain Bd21 chromosome 3, Brachypodium_distachyon_v3.0, whole genome shotgun sequence genome encodes:
- the LOC100830340 gene encoding 60S ribosomal protein L13-1, whose protein sequence is MVKHNNVIPNGHFKKHWQNYVKTWFNQPARKQRRRIARQKKAVKIFPRPTSGPLRPIVQCQTLKYNMKARAGRGFTLEELKAAGIPKKLAPTIGISVDHRRKNRSLEGMQSNVQRLKTYKAKLVIFPRRARKVKAGDSTPEELATATQVQGDFMPIARGEKRSVEVVKVTDEMKAFKAYGKLRVERMNQRQVGARMKKAAEAEKDEKK, encoded by the exons ATGGTGAAGCACAACAACGTTATCCCCAACGGCCACTTCAAGAAGCACTGGCAGAACTATGTCAAGACCTGGTTCAACCAGCCCGCCCGCAAGCAACGCCGCCGCATTG CCCGCCAAAAGAAGGCTGTGAAGATCTTCCCCCGCCCAACATCTGGTCCTCTTCGCCCCATCGTCCAATGCCAGACTCTGAAGTACAACATGAAGGCAAGAGCTGGGAGAGGCTTCACCCTTGAGGAGCTGAAG GCAGCAGGGATTCCAAAGAAGCTTGCCCCAACCATTGGCATTTCTGTGGACCACCGCCGCAAGAACCGGTCACTTGAGGGTATGCAGTCTAACGTTCAGAGGCTGAAGACCTACAAGGCCAAGCTGGTCATCTTCCCAAGGCGTGCTCGCAAGGTCAAG GCTGGTGATTCTACCCCAGAGGAGCTTGCTACTGCAACCCAGGTCCAGGGTGACTTTATGCCTATTGCTCGTGGCGAGAAGCGCTCGGTCGAGGTGGTGAAGGTGACTGACGAGATGAAGGCGTTCAAGGCCTACGGCAAGCTCCGTGTCGAGAGGATGAACCAGCGCCAGGTCGGCGCCCGGATGAAGAAGGCCGCCGAGGCAGAGAAGGACGAGAAGAAGTGA
- the LOC100831452 gene encoding uncharacterized protein LOC100831452 isoform X2, whose product MAATLPSSAKHCSVVRAQRSPPPSILSSSAKTAFHGAALVDRRWAAGSAVSGRRRLVQVNARIAGAAKNIEVEVDKPLGLTLGQKSGGGVVITGVESGGNAARAGLKSGDQVLYTSSFFGDELWPADKLGFTKTAIQAKPDSVYFVVSRGGGDIDVKRLPNRPAPPRFGRKLTDSQKARATHICLDCGYIYFLPKPFEEQPDEYGCPQCNAPKKRFVQYDAETGKPIGGTLPPLTVIVSLVIGIVGIGALLVYGLQ is encoded by the exons ATGGCTGCCACGCTCCCCTCCTCCGCCAAGCACTGCTCCGTCGTCAGAGCCCAGCGgtcgcctcctccctccatcCTCTCATCATCAGCC AAGACCGCCTTCCATGGGGCGGCGCTGGTGGACAGGCGGTGGGCGGCGGGCTCTGCCGtcagcgggcggcggaggctggTGCAGGTGAACGCCAGGATCGCCGGCGCGGCCAAGAACATCGAGGTTGAGGTCGACAAGCCGCTCGGCCTCACCCTCGGCCAGAAgtcgggcggcggcgtcgtcaTCACC GGTGTGGAGTCTGGAGGGAATGCTGCGAGAGCAGGGCTCAAGTCCGGTGACCAAGTGCTCTACACAAGCAGCTTCTTTGGGGATGAGCTCTGGCCTGCAGACAAGCTGGGGTTCACCAAGACTGCCATCCAGGCAAAGCCAGACTCTGTCTACTTTGTTGTCAGCAG GGGTGGAGGTGATATTGATGTGAAACGCCTGCCGAACAGGCCAGCGCCACCTCGGTTTGGCCGGAAGTTGACTGATTCACAGAAG GCGAGAGCAACACACATCTGCCTTGATTGTGGATACATATACTTCCTACCAAAGCCTTTTGAAGAGCAG CCTGATGAGTatggctgcccccagtgcaaTGCTCCAAAGAAGCGATTTGTGCAATACGATGCAGAGACTGGGAAGCCCATCGGTGGTACACTACCACCTCTTACGGTGATTGTCAGTTTGGTAATAGGCATCGTTGGAATAGGGGCTTTGCTTGTGTATGGCCTTCAATAG
- the LOC100830841 gene encoding acyl-CoA-binding protein — MGLKEEFEEQAEKAKTLPETTSNENKLILYGLYKQATVGVVNTPRPGLFNLKDKAKWDAWKAVEGKSTEEAMSDYITKVKQLQEEASAA; from the exons ATGGGTCTGAAG GAGGAATTTGAAGAGCAGGCCGAGAAGGCGAAGACCTTGCCTGAGACCACTTCCAATGAGAACAAGCTTATTCTCTATGGACTTTACAAGCAAGCCACGGTTGGAGTTGTGAATACAC CTCGCCCTGGCTTGTTCAACTTGAAGGACAAGGCCAAATGGGATGCATGGAAAGCTGTTGAAG GAAAATCGACGGAGGAAGCGATGAGCGACTACATCACCAAGGTGAAGCAGCTCCAGGAGGAGGCATCTGCCGCATGA
- the LOC100831148 gene encoding uncharacterized protein LOC100831148: protein MPYLSRIGSSTRLSRPIASATLQDSRHQHTSRKRSPESKLEEETAMNYWGSPGTSPAWGAARHGPSPMVPLMVVLALGWVICNETLMGWYEQVTEVQETVTENSFVLILTAGFLLVAIVILSSRMEVVLVPAVLVLVMLLIQNIVLAVLLLLLALYFAGIYYSPPHRGYGGGSLAASGDWAGSGLGFYMLLLLCLVLCAMFSEEGGSWWIPGVLLAACLLCLNLFSGGKVMGYEYF from the exons ATGCCATATTTGTCTAGGATCGGTTCATCTACCAGATTAAGTAGGCCCATTGCCTCAGCTACACTCCAGGACAGTAGACATCAGCACACAAGCAG GAAGAGGTCGCCAGAGAGTAAACTGGAAGAAGAGACTGCCATGAACTACTGGGGAAGTCCAGGTACCTCGCCGGCATGGGGGGCGGCACGCCACGGACCGTCTCCGATGGTACCCCTCATGGTGGTTCTGGCCTTGGGTTGGGTCATCTGCAATGAGACCCTGATGGGGTGGTACGAGCAGGTGACCGAGGTGCAGGAAACCGTGACCGAAAACTCCTTCGTCTTGATCCTCACCGCCGGGTTCCTCCTGGTCGCCATCGTCATTCTCAGCAGCCGGATGGAGGTGGTCCTCGTGCCAGCAGTGCTGGTGCTGGTCATGCTCTTGATCCAGAACATCGTTCTTGCcgtgctcctgctgctgctggcgctgTACTTCGCCGGCATATATTACAGCCCGCCCCACCGGGGATACGGTGGCGGCAGCCTTGCCGCCAGTGGTGACTGGGCAGGCTCCGGGCTGGGCTTCTacatgctgctgcttctttgCCTGGTGCTGTGCGCCATGTTCTCTGAGGAGGGTGGCAGCTGGTGGATCCCAGGTGTGCTGCTGGCTGCATGCCTGCTCTGCCTCAATCTCTTCTCAGGTGGTAAAGTCATGGGTTATGAATACTTTTGA
- the LOC100831452 gene encoding uncharacterized protein LOC100831452 isoform X1, producing MAATLPSSAKHCSVVRAQRSPPPSILSSSAKKTAFHGAALVDRRWAAGSAVSGRRRLVQVNARIAGAAKNIEVEVDKPLGLTLGQKSGGGVVITGVESGGNAARAGLKSGDQVLYTSSFFGDELWPADKLGFTKTAIQAKPDSVYFVVSRGGGDIDVKRLPNRPAPPRFGRKLTDSQKARATHICLDCGYIYFLPKPFEEQPDEYGCPQCNAPKKRFVQYDAETGKPIGGTLPPLTVIVSLVIGIVGIGALLVYGLQ from the exons ATGGCTGCCACGCTCCCCTCCTCCGCCAAGCACTGCTCCGTCGTCAGAGCCCAGCGgtcgcctcctccctccatcCTCTCATCATCAGCC AAGAAGACCGCCTTCCATGGGGCGGCGCTGGTGGACAGGCGGTGGGCGGCGGGCTCTGCCGtcagcgggcggcggaggctggTGCAGGTGAACGCCAGGATCGCCGGCGCGGCCAAGAACATCGAGGTTGAGGTCGACAAGCCGCTCGGCCTCACCCTCGGCCAGAAgtcgggcggcggcgtcgtcaTCACC GGTGTGGAGTCTGGAGGGAATGCTGCGAGAGCAGGGCTCAAGTCCGGTGACCAAGTGCTCTACACAAGCAGCTTCTTTGGGGATGAGCTCTGGCCTGCAGACAAGCTGGGGTTCACCAAGACTGCCATCCAGGCAAAGCCAGACTCTGTCTACTTTGTTGTCAGCAG GGGTGGAGGTGATATTGATGTGAAACGCCTGCCGAACAGGCCAGCGCCACCTCGGTTTGGCCGGAAGTTGACTGATTCACAGAAG GCGAGAGCAACACACATCTGCCTTGATTGTGGATACATATACTTCCTACCAAAGCCTTTTGAAGAGCAG CCTGATGAGTatggctgcccccagtgcaaTGCTCCAAAGAAGCGATTTGTGCAATACGATGCAGAGACTGGGAAGCCCATCGGTGGTACACTACCACCTCTTACGGTGATTGTCAGTTTGGTAATAGGCATCGTTGGAATAGGGGCTTTGCTTGTGTATGGCCTTCAATAG